Part of the Balaenoptera acutorostrata chromosome 17, mBalAcu1.1, whole genome shotgun sequence genome, acttccctggtagtcaaGTGGGTAGGACTCCGCTCTCCGAATacggggggcccaggttcgatccctggtcagggaactagatcccacatgcatgccgcaactaagcgttcgtatgctgcaactaagaagcccaaaTGCTGTAAATAAAGatcccacgtgacacaactaagacccagcgcagccaaaaatggatagataaatagatatttaaaaaacaaacaaacaaacaaaaaaaacatttcaGGTGAACTTTCATTTCACCTcctgaaaagaaaacatacatgtGTTCATCTTGTCCTAAGTAATCATGATGATGTGTGATTGCTAATACACCATGTTGTGCCTATGTAAGTAACTCAGAAAACACTGAAAcccaaatacatacatattatccataaaaaaaaaaaagtggtgaacGCTGTATCTTATTATAACtcatttgatttatttaattgGTTAAATACTGTCTCCTGCGAATCTCTGTTCTGGGGAATTTTTCAATCTGTGGCTAATACTCTCCTTAGAGTCATCATATTAACCTCTCTAGTGCCTTGTATTCTCTCAAGGGCAATTTAAAATGCCTTTCAGCAGCCACTCACACGTCAAATGATATCCATGAGGATTAGGCAACTGGAAGAACTAAATGACCTGTCCGCCCACATCCACGATGACGGGCAACTGTTGGGAGGAGCGACTACATGACCCTCCATCCTGACTACTCGAGCAATGGAAACAGCAAATATGTGATTTTTCAGCCTGACTCCATTAACTGTGGCAATGGCGAGTAACACTCTACTAGTTAGTCACACTCTAAGCTTGCGGAGAGAATGAACAAAAGGGGAAAATTgttcaaattaaatacaaaatagagTCCAGATCTGAGAATTCCCGGAGCAGACAAAAGCCATGTTAGTAAAACTAAATCTCATTTCATGAATATAAGCAATACTTGGGTTATTTCTTGTAAATGCATGTGACAATCAGAAAAGAAACTTAAGCCATCTTCCTAAAAATGGTATGAGATAATTACTTTTTACCAATCCCCTACCATCTGGAAACCCCCATTGTAATAACCCATCATTGTAAAGGTTAACAGCGTcctcattttcactttataagCCATCCTGTAACACCGCACCCCAGAGCTTCATGGGAGTCTTTGAATTTGAAAGCTCCCAGTTTGCAAATTGTTCTTAGATACACAATAACTCTTActgaatttattaattatttattaatttggtggTTTTAATTGTGCTATTTCTCGATTTTTGACAGCACCCAGTTCCATAAAAATCTCTGCACTAAGGAAGGGGGAAGCATATACTTTTGTAGACAACTAGCTTTCTTCGCgtggataataatagtaacggtatgtattagtttcctattgctgctgtaaccaATTACTATAAACttggtgccttaaaacaacacaaatttattatcctacagttctggaagacagaagtccaaaatgagtctCACTAAGCTAAAATCAAGGTTTGGCAGGACTGCATTTCTTTTAGGTGGCTCTAGGAGATAATCCATTTGCTCACCTTTTCCAGCATCTAgaggctgctggcattccttggtttgtggctcCCTCCCATCTTTAAAGCCAGTAACGTTGGGCAAGTCCTTCCTCTTCTTCACTGCTATCTCTCTGGTTTTCTCTGTTCTGCCTCCTCTTccacttataaggacccttgtgattaccttggcccacctggataacccaggaTAACCTCCCCCATCtgaaggtcagctgattagcaaccttaatacCCCTGAAACCTTAATTCCCTTTTGCATTATAACCTATCTATTCACAGGTTCCTATGATCAGGACATGGACATTTTTagagggccattattctgcctaccacatagTAACAAAAAGATTAGTCACAATggcatttattaagtattttctgTATACAAGAACCATTGtatagaataatttatttaatccttacaataactcAATCAGGTAGGTATTTTTATcagcattttataaatgaaaacactGAGCGAGACAGATGTTCAACAGCCTTGTGTTTAAAGTCAGAGAGCCAATGAAGGGAGAAaataggattcaaacccagttctGTCTGACTCTAAAACTCCTGTTTTATCCCAAAACATCTACCTCTTTTCCACTAGATCTTGATCCCCTATTTTTCTGTGGATGTCCGTGCCTCTTACTTTTTTGACAAGAGTGAAGCCACACAACTCTCtcccttttaaaatacttttacatttttaagtggttggaaaaaatcaaaagaagagtaACATTTTgtgaaaagtgaaaattattggaaattcaaatttcagtgtccataaataaagttttattggaaaacagtgtacttatttatttacatgttgtctatggctgctttctcgctacaacagcagagttaagTCGATGGGACAGAAACTGTCAGAGTTAAGTCTCTGCCCACAATCTGGtcttttacaaaaaaaatgtttgctgactcctgctttTCACCACCAACACTGCCAGTATCCAGCTCTCCATCAGTGGCAGAGCCCAGACAGACTACACTGGGCTGAGGAAGCAGCATTACTGTGGGGAGAGACCGATGTTTCACTCATACCCCTGTCTTGTCTATATTCAAGGCAggtaaaattttttgaaaatggaaatagtaCTGAATACCATCCTTATAAACTTTCTCTGGTCTATGAATAAGGAATGATCTAGACTTCATCCTTAGAGAAAACTGTCTACTCTGGCCAAGCACTGTGGGAGGAgtcttttatttataatatcattTACTCTTCACAGCAACTTTGAGAAATATtactatacccattttacagataaagccactgagacacagagaatttAACCCATTTGCTCCACATCCCAAGTGGCtgaaatctagatttttttcctcaaaacaaAGGCCATGGGTCTTTTTTCTATACAACACTCCCACATCAACTATCCCCTGAAttccagaataaaaaaaattattatgtttttcattgtttccaCCTGTGACTctaaaagatgtttaaataaataggaACTCTCTTGTATGAGTATCTTTCACAATCAATTGAGGAATCTTATACCACAGTGTGAAACAGTACCAAAGCAAGATAAAatcctgctttttttccccaccaaaaTGGGACAAGAGGGGCTGCAGCAGACTCCCGAACTGCTGAAGTGAAGGAGGATCCTTCAGAACTGCAAATTAAATCTGAAGTATTTTGCCAATTGACTCCCAATCGATTATTCCAAGTGTATGTGCTGCAGAGAATGTGACTTCTCCCAGGGACTCTGAAGAGTGGTGCCTAATTATTCATCATGAAATTTAATTTCAGAGCTTGTAATCATGTAACTGTTTAAAATGGAATTTGTCACTGAAACATATTGCGAGAAAATAGCGTATTATTTAACATCTACTCATCTCACTTCAAGATCAGTTTAAAATTGTATGCGTTTCGTGATTTCATGACGGCAATCACATTAAGGGCCATGTAAGCTAAACTCCTACATGTTTTCTGCTAATTTGGTTGAGTTAGGTCATTTTCTATCATGAATTGGAAAGGATATTACAGATTAGGGAACGTAGACACcagctttctctttcctcccaaaGGTCCAGCTCCACAGAACTACAATTAGCTTACTCTGAGCTCCTTGAGATGCTTAGAAAAATATCAGCTGACAAATTGAGGCTAAGGTAATAGATGAGGAAAGACACTAACTGAATTAAATGTAAGGATGAAGTGATTCAAattagttttgggtttttttttggttgttaaaGGACATTTATGACTGCTCTACATTGCAGGAAGCGCTAGGGCGTATTTAGGGTACAGGTTCCAGTGACACCCACTGGGTTCGAAATCCTGCCTCCACTACCTAAGATGTGTAATCACAGGCAAGTTGCTTAAATCTCTGAACCCCACTTCCTTGTTAGAAAGTAGGGATACCCCAGAGACGATCCACAGCCAGGTTAGGGCCCACAGGCCAGTATTTGTTCCAAGGAGTCTGTGCCTCTTTGTCTGAAGTGTTGAAACTATGACTCTTGGATACGGCTGCCGCCCCACCTCACAGGGCAGCGGCGGGAAGCAGGGAAGTAGTGTTAAGTCGTTCTGCATATGCTGTGCTCTCACCCTGTCAGCAGGTATTCTCCCCCTTCATGCAGGAAGGTCTGGAATTAGGTAGTTACAAAGCCCCGTGTCACCATCTCCTAACTACATCCAATCTTTCCCAGCTAGGCTAGAAGATGGTCATCACAGGAGAGgcaaggcaattaaaaaaaaaaaaaatcaaaactgaggAGAGCCCTCTCTTCCTGCTCTTTTGAAGACTTCTCTCCTACACAGGGAGGTCCTGCAGGTATAGACAACACCCTGTATCAACATATCTACTCCTCTGAAGAAGCCATCACCCACAGAGGAGGCAGGGCAGGAAAGGGTTCGATGTTGAGTTTCCTTTAATGACCCCCATTCTCCCTGAAGGGCAGGTGCAGGCAGCTAGGCGATGGCAAGAGATGGTCACTTGAAGATCTTGCCCTGATTGAAGGCTTTGCCCACATGCTGGAAGGCCCCATCCCAGGAAGAGTATTCTCGAACCAGCATCTGGGTCTCCTCGCTGCTGGGATCCAGTTTCCACCACGTGTATGACTCATAGCTCACCTGCCAATCTGGACTCAGAGGAAACGCAAGCCCCTGGCCTCGGAAGACCCAGACTCCAGAAATGGAGCTGCTATTGTTGGTTCCAAAGAGAATGACACTGGCAAAGGCATTCTTCCTCAGATTGTCCAATCGCTGGAACACTGCAGTCATGAGGTTGCAGCTCATGAAGGTTGGGGTGAGCCCTTCAGGGAAGCGGTACTCGGAGCACCACAGGGACCAGCCGTCTTTATCAAAGTGCTCCCCAAAGTACGGCAGCGCCACGGAGAGTGTGTCCTCGTTGGAGTGCTTGCGCTTAAATGCAGCCAACGCAAAGGTACTCTTGGGCAGGTAAGCGAAGGGATCCTTGGCCTTCGGCTCAGCGGCCGCTGCCCGCTCACGTTCACCCAGCTCATCCTCAGGAGCGGGGGCAGCTGCCTTCGTCTCCTCCTTCCGCTCGGCCTGGGGCTTCTGCTTCTCTTCTAGGaagctttctctttctgtggGGTGTCCTTTTTTAGGCTGGCTCTCTGCAAACTTTTTAGCATCACATTGGGCCATTTTCTCACAGAGTTTCACCTCCCCCAAGACAGTCCGGAACTGGGGCTGGTTAATGCAGGTGAGGAACCAGCGGTTTGTATTAGGGAAGGCCTGGCAGAAAGAAGGTTCCAGAACCTGTTTATAAAGCCACAACAGGGTGCAGACAACTGTGATGTCAGCCGGCATCACACGTTCGCCCACCGGAAAAGTCCTTGTCTTCAAGCGAGCATCCAGCGGCCCCAGAATTCGCCTCACCTCCTGCTTTGCATTCTCCATGGCCTGCTTGTCGTGGCGCATGATGCCTAAGGTGGGGAACACCCAGATACTGGCTGGGGGACTGTGTCGCTATCAGCAAAGCTCACCCCCTGCACCACCTGGGCTGCTGCTTCAGGAGTACTTCCCCGCAGCTCCTCGTTGCTCACATGGTAGGCAATGGCATTGCTCTCAACCACACAGAATCCATCGTCACCCTCAAAGGCTGGAACCTTGCCAGCAGGAAATTTATGGAGAAATTCGGGGGTGTGTTTGGTTTGGCCAAAATGGAAGTGGGGTGGTGCGGTGAGCACGCGGACCGCAGCCCCGCTGCACTGAGTGGCAATGAGGGCCTGGAAGGCCGCCCAGTTTTCAGGATATGGGTACAGGGTCCCAGCCACCGTGGTGATTCTGCAGAGAAAGGGCCAAActagttttaattttagttaaacaGAGGCAAAAAGATGCTTTTGAACTTGACAGTATCAAAGATTACTGAGGAATACTTTCATCAGAAAACTCCAGTTGCGGGTTTGCCTATACCCAGATACAGAGTGAGGCATCCTGCAAAGATATCTCAGAATGCCCTCCCTGGTCACAGACGACTGAGACAGAAAACCATTTCCTCAACGTGTTGATGAAAATGAAGTTTAGTGAAGCTGAAGtagaggcatttttttttttatcactactaaaacataaaaaaaatgttAGGTATCTCCAGGAGTGATGAAACAActaccattaaaaagaaaacctgggcttccctgatggcacagtggttgagagtctgcctgccaatgcaggggacacgggttcgagccctggtctgggaagatcccacatgccacggagcaactgggcccgtgagccacaactactgagcctgcgcatctggagcctgtgctctgcaacaagagaggccacgatagtgagaggcccatgcaccgcgatgaagagtggcccccgctcgccacaactagagaaagcccttgcacagaaacgaagacccaacacagccaaaaataaataaataaataaataaattaattaattaaaaaaaaacaaaaaaaacaaaaaaaaaacccctgaggTTCTAGAAGAATCATCTAGCAGGACATATTGGAGGACAAAATGTTCTTTGTAACAAGATAAATGAGATAATTGAAGCAATGCATAAAAGATGGCaatgaagatggaaaaaaataggaaacaaaatatATTGAAGGTTATCAGTAATTCCTTTCATCTGAAAAAAAGGGGGTTTTGTCATGTTGGaataaaagactgataaattttaagaaacttaCAAATTGAGGTTGTAATTTTTCTTAATCATAAGAACAAacttaaataataagaaataattttaagtgaaagTTGATTCAATTTGAATAACCAAATGGTACACTGACAACTTTTGACAAGCTTTCCTCACACATTGACTACTGAAGTTTTATCAGCTAGAATGAACTTCTAATCAATtgacattcaaaataaaataaatgagcaagGAGTTTGGATTCAATTTTCCTTGACCCATAATACTTCagctttattttacaaaatgggtttaaaatttttggccCTGTGAATAATAGAAGCTTTCTTCGCTTGACATGATTCTCAGATGTCATCTCATACCTCTTTAATTTATACCAAATTCAAAAAGTCTTTGAGAAGCTAAGCACATAGGTCTTTTTAATGGAGATAAGCTAGGAGGGAACACAGTGTTCTTTTGAGAAATTAGAGCAAGACCCTTTGaaccttttttccccttcattttgcCTGGTTTTATAAGTTTTGATTCTATTTCAATCTTTCAGTAAGCAAAAGTTATTTGCATAAATCCATCTCCAAGAAAAATTGCTCTTGGGTCTTAGAAAAAAGTCTGTTGCCTCATCTTAAAGCATCTTAAAAGtcacagaaaaaaacagaagcccAGAAAATGGTATTGACTCTGTTCAGCAAAATCTCTTTTACCATCTATGCATTACAGACATTTACAGGTCTGCTTTTCACAGTAGATCACAATATCAGCAAAGCATGTTGGTACACTCCTTTCAAAAATAATGTACTACTATTTTGTTAATAAAATGTATTAGCTTTCCCGCCTGTCATAAAGGTAATTCCAGTATTCTGAAGCACATTTGGAAAATACGGAAAAACATAGacaagaagaaaattatttgtgATCTCATCACCTAACTTAACCACTTAGTCTGACTCTATCTGAATTGGAATCACACTGCACATTTCTACTGTATAACTTGATTTATTCActtgataataaataataaacatttgccTTGCTTTTAAATACACTTCTcaaacatttttaatggctgtCTACTGCTAGttgaatcatattttattttactaatcaTCTATTGCTAGAAGCTTTGGACttcattataaataatattgcaaTTAACATCCTTGTGTAAAAAAattgtgtatttctctttctttaaggTGAATTTCTAGGATTGAAATTGCAGAGTCAgaggtatttatattttatggacTTCTAGTATATTTCCCAAATTGCCTTtctactatttataaaaatatagtttCAGGTTAACTTATTATCTATAGCCACTCATTTGTGACTATGTCACATGGCACTgaagttttcatttgctttgcaATTTTATCCTTTGAGCTGGTCATCAACGCAAATTATTTTCTGCTGGGGTCTTGTACATATTCTGGGATATGAATGCATGCTATGTTCAGTTTCCTGGTTGCCTCTATTGGGGACAGTCAGTGGGATCATGATACAATATGATATTGAAGAGGTAATCAAGGGTCAGATATCTAGAAACTATGGGTTATATTTAAGAATTGGGCAGTCACTGTAGAATTTGgagtgtgggtgtatgtgtgtgtgcacgtgcacacatgtgTTTATTAAAGGTCCCTTTTGTTTAGATGTGAAGGATTGGGCAAATAGCTTACTAACCAGTATGAAGCAGTATGCATCAGTTTGCAAAAGTGCAACCATACATATTGTTAAAACACTGacataatttcattcttgttaGAAGTAGTTGCTACCCTGTGTCCAAGTGTCTTCTTGCCATTTGGGTAGTCCTGACTCTATGCCAGAATCAAGCAACCGAAGAGTTAGTACCTAGTATAGCAGTGGGCTTCCAGAATGCTATTCCAGCACTATAGCCAGTATCTGCTCTTATCAGTTGATGTCTGTCTAGTAgaaactgtaaatattttttagataacCTTCCCAAGGGGataatttttaagagaattttCATAGTAGTTAAGGAAGGAAGTAATAGTAACTTGTCCCACTTTGGCTAGGGTAAGGGTAgtcaagaaaaagggaaatagaaAAAGTTGATTTAGGAATTAAAATCAAAGAGATGAACTGAATGTGGAGGTTTAAGATGGATACTTTGAAATGGTGGCCACAGAAGGCTTCTCTCAATTGTTGACATGTAAGCTAAGCTCTGAATGAGAAAGGAGCAAGGGGAAGAATATTTCTGGCAAAGGAAGAATAGTTATAAAGGCTGAGAGGAGGAAAGAGCTTGACACATTTGCAGACATGAAAGGAGAATAAGGCCACTGCAATCCAGGAAGTGGAGTGGAAAAGGTGGGAGAGTAGAAGAAAAGATTAGCATGGTAGGAGATAAGTACATTCTTATGGTGGCAAGAATGATTTTCCTCAGATAGGGAGGGAAGACACCTCTACATGGCAGAAGGGTAGGTCCAGGTGCATATGGGTCAGTAGATTTGGTATCAGACATTGAACGAACCCTAACctgatgttatttttaataatgttattaGAATTATAAATTATCAATTTTGCAGATACATAgcttatcttaattttttaaacaatgtttctCAAAATATTCATGTAGGCAAGGCAAAGAAATGTACCCTGAATCACTATCAAGATATTATTTTAGTTATATATACAGTCAACTATAATGTATTGATATATGCATAATATGTAATGATTAATGGATCAGCCATtgtacatttattcattctataaatatatacttactgaatgcctactatgtgcaaggtatTATGTTGGGTCCTTGTAttatagtaataaaaaatatCAGGCACAAATCTTTTGGGAAAACTTCACAGCTCTCTTTCCTTGGGTTCTTTCTGACAACAAAGACGGCTTGCCTGTTGGTAATTTACTTTGAGAGAAGATCCTAGGAAACTAGAATAGGATAACAGAGAGGAGAGAAACAGCAAGGAGAGAAAGGCAATTCAAGGATGCATTATTAACCTAGTTACCACTGTGGGCCCTCGGAGGAATGTGTTGAAGCACATCAGAATTGTCTACCCTGGATATGGAAGTGGGGAATGTTAGCCACTGGCTCCCATCTCCCAATGGTCAAAGGTTGCCCAGAGGAGTGTTGACCCCCTTGCACCTCCAGGTACACCGTATAGAACATTGGGCACCTTCAGTTCCCCATGGTGAGCAACCAAATAGCCCAGGATGGAAAGTAAGGGATGTGCAGCACAAGGTGTTGTAGGGTACACCAGCATGCAGCTGGTTTCAATGGCAATAGCTGGGGGGAGTGGCATGGAAGGTGGGCCAAGGGGCTGTGCGAGAGCTTTCATGGTCCATTGCTTATACTGCTTAGGTACACTCATTACAGATCCTTAAAATATGTAGTTGGCTGCACTCTACAAAAACTGTTAGAGGGTGTAAtgttgggctggccaaaaagttcatttgggttttttgtgtgatattacagaaaaacccaaatgaactttttggccaacccaatagttttctagggctactgtaacaaaataccacaaactgggtggcttaaaaaaaaaaaagaaatgtactctctcataattctggagctaggagtctgaaattaaggtgttgACAGGGCCATGCTCTCTTTGAAGCCTCTAGTGGGgatctttccttgtctcttctagcttctggtcaGCCCAGGTTCCTTGGTCCATGGCAGCAtaattccaatctctgcctcatCTTTATATCCCATCTTGACTCTGTTTCTGCATCTTCGTACAGCATTCCCcattctgtgtgtctctgtctctgtgtccaaatttccctcttcttataaagacaccgtTCCTATTGGATCAAGGAACCACACTACCCCCCAGCATGACCTCTTCTtaactgattacatctgcaaccattctatttccaaataaggttacatgaaagaaaaaatatcagttaaggaTACATTACAACAACTAGAGTGTGAAGAACCAAAATCCTAACTAATAAGCTGGTGGTAAGAAGTGAAAGAAATTCACACCTCTGAGAAATATTGGGCAGGTGGAATAGAAATAGGAGATCCAAAGGGGAGGTTGCTTTAGAGTAAGGAGAAAAACTGAATTCTGCTTTAAACACACCAAGATAGAGGTGTTGAGGGTATTCAATCacagacctactatgtgcccattGTTTAAGTTGTCTAACACGCAtcataccattttccataattTTCTCAGTTGAAACTCTTATACACACATTGTAAATGAAGTCTCACAGAGTTAGAACTTTGTCCAGAGTGTAACGGTATTAATGTCTATGATATTCTTTGAAGTGAGGCAAGTAAATAATTTTCAACATGCTTTCTTTTcctattcctctttctcttccttcttactGTGAAGGAGAAACGTTGCCTGccttatcagtaaacaaaggatgttgcagccatcgaGCCACCACATTACAGCCTCCCCAACTCAGGATGAAACAGGATGCCTGCCATCTAGCAGTCAACCACTACAGCCACCTCTGaagagactcaggatgagaaagcacaggatactggccccagaaagctgaggtgcatatcaaaggaatgatttcagcgagcccagactcttgaatcttcccatacatagaaaagcgctaacttccttaacttgagatatctggttttctttaattaacagtaatcttttgatgttccgactacccaGTCTTTGTTGCAAAATCTCCTGTGTATCTTGGCTCTCCAccttgcctctttggagcagtccctcaaAGCTACCTGAGAGCCTgtctcccaggcttgaagtcctcagaaggtccaccaaataaaacataacttctcaacttttaggttgtgcatttttctcaGTCAACATTTCCATCCCCACCTTCCTCCTTCTATTAATACATCTTTGTATTGAATTAAGCTTTCACTGTAGGTAGAAAATGTGTGCTGCCCATACATGATGCTTCATAAATGTTTTGGGAAAAAAGGTCCTTACAAATTATTCCTCCTAAACTCTGAAATTTGATTTTGAAATCACTTCCCAAGTAAAACCTGTGAACATTGTTAttgcatatttaaattttttccacctgcaagttttaaaatatgaaatttactTCAATAAAACCCCTCTATAATGATTTAATTTCAGACTCTAAAAGTTACATTTCATCCTACCTGTTTTAAGCAAAAATAACTGAAGCCAAATATGCTTTGCTTTGTCATAGTCCCACATTTACAAATTTTAATTAAGCATAATTAAAATCAGCCTCTTCTGtcttattttatattcccatcccATATGCTAGGTATTCCTTGTTCCTATTAAAAAGATGGagttttaataaaaatcaacttttacttttttctcataTGCTATGATTTTATAGCTTTTAAATCCATTATTAGGTTCAGGAGCTGGTGATTATTAATTCTCCATACTTTTCTCCCAGTAATGATTAAGGTAAGATAAAGGAAATGACAATTCCTAACCTTGTCTAGCCTTGAAAAATAAGGCTtagaataatattggtgagactTTCACTGGAATGACTGGATTTGAGCAAAAAGTGGGTTACTTCTTCCATAAATTCAGAAGGGAGGATGAATTTGTGCCAGGTGTCCCACCAGAAATCCCCAGAGATTGACTAAGTACTCAGAGGCCCATTCCAGTCTAGAAAACCTTCTCCTAAATGAGCCCCAAACTGAGCTAGCCTctaagaaaattggaaaaatcaAAGTAAATAGCTTtaatttattgggttttttttttcttgttgttcatCGACTCTACATTTTAGTGTAATTAAGAGTGAGGGTCTCAATCTTTGAATTGCACAGAATGGGTTACTGGAATGTCTCAATGCTGACCTCTGACCCTCTGTGACCCTGGAGGAGTCTAGCTCCAACTAGGGCAGCTGAGGTTTCCAGGCTGGTTACTTCTGCTACAAATAACTTTCTCTGTTTACCCCCAGTGAGCCACACAAATATCACAGTTTTCTATGTATGCCATGATACCAGCAGG contains:
- the LOC103005763 gene encoding LOW QUALITY PROTEIN: elongation factor 1-gamma-like (The sequence of the model RefSeq protein was modified relative to this genomic sequence to represent the inferred CDS: inserted 1 base in 1 codon), giving the protein MKALAQPLGPPSMPLPPAIAIETSCMLVYPTTPCAAHPLLSILGYLVAHHGELKVPNVLYGVPGGARGITTVAGTLYPYPENWAAFQALIATQCSGAAVRVLTAPPHFHFGQTKHTPEFLHKFPAGKVPAFEGDDGFCVVESNAIAYHVSNEELRGSTPEAAAQVVQGVSFADSDTXPPASIWVFPTLGIMRHDKQAMENAKQEVRRILGPLDARLKTRTFPVGERVMPADITVVCTLLWLYKQVLEPSFCQAFPNTNRWFLTCINQPQFRTVLGEVKLCEKMAQCDAKKFAESQPKKGHPTERESFLEEKQKPQAERKEETKAAAPAPEDELGERERAAAAEPKAKDPFAYLPKSTFALAAFKRKHSNEDTLSVALPYFGEHFDKDGWSLWCSEYRFPEGLTPTFMSCNLMTAVFQRLDNLRKNAFASVILFGTNNSSSISGVWVFRGQGLAFPLSPDWQVSYESYTWWKLDPSSEETQMLVREYSSWDGAFQHVGKAFNQGKIFK